The following are from one region of the Leishmania major strain Friedlin complete genome, chromosome 22 genome:
- a CDS encoding putative small nuclear ribonucleoprotein yields MASVSPSETGGTLITFLQQLRGTLVEIELKNASIVSGEIAYVDANMNTYMSHAKITSKGKNPVEVEEYMVRGSTIRYIIMPESLNTYDILKQASTKKNGASKK; encoded by the coding sequence ATGGCGTCTGTGTCACCGTCTGAAACAGGCGGCACGCTCATCACgttcctgcagcagctgcgcggtaCCCTGGTCGAGATTGAGCTGAAAAACGCCTCCATCGTCTCAGGCGAAATCGCCTACGTTGACGCCAATATGAACACGTACATGTCACACGCAAAGATTACCAGCAAAGGCAAGAACCctgtggaggtggaggagtaCATGGTGCGCGGTAGCACCATCCGCTACATCATTATGCCGGAGAGCCTGAACACGTACGATATTCTGAAGCAGGCGTCGACAAAGAAGAACGGCGCATCGAAGAAGTAG